The sequence CCTTATATTCTGGGCGATAACCATTTGGCGAGAAGGATTCCCGCGCATGCCCCTTAAGACTTGGCTGATTTTATGGGGCATGGGCGGAGTTGGATATTCTATGATGGCCGGTTTGTACATATCTTCAGTATTATATATCCCGGCATCATTAGCAGCGTTGCTTCTATATGCCTATCCAGTAATTGTTACCATCATAGCAGTTTTGACAAAGCAAGAAGAATTTTCTTTACTCAAGTTGGCTGGCTTGATTATTGCAACCTTTGGCTTAGTCTTGGTTTTAGGCATAGCATTGGAAGGGATTAATTATCTCGGGGTCATACTTGCTCTTAGCGCTGCCTTCGTTTACTCGTTTTATATAATCGTTGGCAACAAGTTGTTAAAAACAACAACTCCTTTAGTAAGTACTTCAGTAATTTCGACCTCTGCAGCATTTACCTATGGCTTAATCGGTTTACCAATAGGCGGAACAACCTGGAATCTTTCCTGGGGCACGTGGCTGGGAATTGGGGGTATTGTTCTGTTCTCAACGATATTAGCTATGCTGACATTTTTTGAGGGTATAAAGCGTATGGGTCCGACTTCTGCCTCAATTATAAGTACGACTGAGCCTGTGATGACTGTTATTTTAGCAGTTGTTATATTCAATGAGAATATAACCCTCTGGCAGGCACTGGGGGGGGGATTCGTTATCATGGGGGGGATTCTAGCGGTTTTATCCCCAGCTCGAAAGCGGATTAGTCCAGTTGATCCATCAGCTCTTTAATTATAAGACACCCTGTTCTAAAACGGTCTTTAAATCCCTAGTGCTTCAGAATATACTCATCTAGTTTTCTAGCCTTTTACTGACTTCATAAAGTTGGTGAGAGGCTCTTGTCATTATGGTGAATAATTACCTTTCTCATTTCTTTGACATGTTTCAGCTTTTGTTGTAAGTACATTGTGGTAAAATGAGCTTAAGGAACACCTAATTATTAGAAGCAAGAGTCTTGAAATTAATCAAAGTTCATTTAGGATTATAGAAAGAAGGGATTTAGTTGGGAGATATGAGTACACTTCAGGGGAAGAAATCTAAGGTGAGTGTACTTTTTGCTAGATATTGGAGAAGACTGGGAGTTGTCTTTTTAGTTTTTATCATTTGTTTGACAGGTGGAATTACGGCTTATATATCCTCATTAGATATTAGTAAGTTACAAACACCTTTGGCACGACCTTCCTTCTTGTATGACCAAAATGGCAACCGAGTTTCCCAGCTTTCATCATCACGAATAGAACCTGTTTCAGGGCAGCAAATCCCACTGGTCATGAAAAATGCAGTAATAGCAGTAGAAGACCGTCGGTATTACGAGCATAAGGGGGTCGATCTTCGTTCAATTATTCGTGCTCTTTATCGTGATATAATTTCAGGTGACTTTTCCGAGGGTGGAAGCACCATCACTCAGCAATTGGCGAAGAACCTTTTCTTAGCTTCGGACAAAACTCTTGCCCGAAAATTAAATGAAGCGGCCTATGCCTTAAAGATTGAAGCTGTGCTGGACAAGGATGAGATTTTAGTCGCTTATCTTAATCAAATATATTATGGCGAGGGCTGTTATGGTCTGCAAAATGCGGCCCAGCTTTATTTTGATAAAGAGGTTGAAGATCTGACATTACCTGAATCTGCATTGCTTGCCGGATTGCTGAAAGCACCCAGCATTTATTCTCCGTTGAATAGTAAGGAAAAGTCCTTAGAACGTAGGAATATTGTACTTACTTTAATGAAGGAACAAAATTATATTTCCTTAGATGAGTATCAGGATGCCCTAGTTCAACCAATTGTTTTAAAGAAAGGTTCTCTAAGCGACCTTTCAGGCCAGCACGCACCTTACGTTGATTATGTGATTGAAGAAGCAATAAATCGTATCGGATTTTCTGAAGAGCAAATTCTTAACGGTGGTCTGAAAATCTATACTCAAATGGATCCTCTTGTCCAAAAAGCAGCTGAAGAGGTCTATGGAGAAAATCATTACTTTCCTAAAGGGACATCTGACCAACTCGTTCAAAGTGGTGTGGTTTTATTAGATCATAAAACCGGGGGGATCAGGGGATTAGTCGGATATCGTGGTGCGAGAGTTTACCGCGGGCTTAACCATGCCGCTTCATCCCAATTTCTGCGCCAGCCAGGTTCTACCTTGAAGCCCTTGGCGGTTTATGCTCCAGCCTTGGAAAAGGGCTATAATTCGGATTCAACGGTGGAGGATCATCCTCTAAATATTAATGGCTACAGCCCTCAGAATTATGATAATCAGTATCGTGGGTATATTACTATGCAAGAGGCTGTTCGACACTCTTGGAATGTGCCGGCAGTTTGGTTACTTAATAAGATAGGGATAGACAGCGGGGTAGATTTTGTGCAAAGGTGTGGGATCACTTTGGAGCAAGAAGACCACACCCTTAGTTTAGCTTTGGGTGGTCTTTCTCATGGGGTTACACCTTTACAGATGGCGCAAGCTTATGGAGCCTTTGCTAATCTTGGAGTTATGAATAAGGCTTATGCCATAAGTAAAATTACTACGGATGAAGGAACTGTGCTCTACCTTGCACAACCTGAAACAACTCAAGTGACCACTCCAAGCGTAGCCTATATGATGACCCTCATGCTGGAGGATGTGGTCACAAACGGCACCGGTGAAAATGCCAAGCTATCCCGACCGACAGCGGGCAAAACGGGGTCAGTTGAACTTCCCCAAACTCAAGAATTCGCGGACATCAGCAAAGGGGTTAAAGATGTTTGGTTTGTGGGTTATACACCGGAACTTACGGCGGCAGTATGGATGGGTTATGATAACACGGATCATAACCATTACCTTACTACCTCAGGAGGGGCAGAACCTGCTGTAGTCTTTCGTGAAATCTTGTCGCGTGCGCTAGAATCAACACCGGTTGTCCCATTTGAAATTCCAGAGGAATACATTGAGCAGAATAGATTATCCAATAAATTATATAAGTGGTTTGAAGAACATTTTAAAAGGTAATGCTGATAAAATGTCGAATAACTTATGTTGTGTTAAAATAGGGTACTTTTAAGATGAGGAGTGTCGATTAAATGAAAAAACAAATATCAAGGGTTGGTCTGGTATTAATGGTTTTAAGTATTGCCTTTTTTGTATTTGGCTGCGGAGCTCCTAAAAAATCGGAGAATCATTCTCCCATCAGTGAAGCCAAAGTAGTTAAGATCGGGGTCTTACCTATTGAAGATAATTTGCCCTTCTATGTTGCGGAAAAAGACAAACTATACACTAAAGAAGGTGTTCAAGTAGAACTAGTCAGCTTTGCCAGTGCTATGGAAAGAGATGCTGCACTTCAGGCCGGACAAATTGATGGTCAGGTAGCTGATTTGCTGGCAGTTGCTTTATTAAAGAAGATTGGTGCCGATGTGAAGATTGCCTCCATAGGGCTGGGGGCTACTCCCAAGGAAGGGCGTTTCGCTATTTTGTCTTCCCCTAAATCGGGCATCACAGACTTGGCGGGTTTAAAAGGAGGGACCCTTGGAATATCTCAAAATTCAATTATTGACTATGTCAGTGATCAAATGCTCCTGGATAAAGGGGTTCAGCTGGATAGTGTAAAAAAAGTATCAATTCCTAAGATGCCGGTGCGCTTAGATATGCTGCTGTCAGATCAGATCAATGCTGCTTGTCTTCCGGATCCGTTAGCCTCATTGGCCCAAGCAAAAGGGGCTCACCTACTTATTGATGATACTTATAAGAATATTTCTCAAACGGTTTTCCTCTTTCGAACCGAAAGTATAAAAGCTAATTCCGAAGGAATTAAAGCTGTCCTTCGGGCCTATGGTACTGCCGGACAAGCTTTGACAAATAATCCGGATCAATATCGAGATCTATTCTTGGAAAAAGCCCAGATTCCTCAAGAATTGAAGGATAGTTATCAAACCCCGACCTTCTCCAAGCTTCAGCTTCCAACTGAGGAAGAGGTTCAGAGTGTGATGAAATGGATGGTAGAAAAGAACCTCATTCCCCAAGCTTATAACTACCAAGAACTAGTTGATCCCAATCTTCTGCCCAGCTCGTAGTCTTAAATGGTCAGCTGATTAGGTTCTTGAGATTTTCACTTTATGCCTAATATCCCTTGGAAAAGGAGAGAATAACCTGTGATTGAAGTTTCGCACTGTGATTTCATCTATAATCAAGGAAAGTCACAGGTTAAAGTATACGATGATTTTAATTTGACGATTGAACGGGGAGAAAGCTTAGTCTTGATCGGCCCTTCAGGCTGTGGCAAGAGCACTCTTCTTTACCTGCTATCAGGATTACTGAAGCCTACGGTGGGCAAAATTAAGATTTTTGGCGAGTCTGTTAAAGGTACCCGTCAGAAAACAGCTTTTATACTACAAGAGTATGGGCTATTTCCTTGGCTTACAGTTGAGCAAAATGTAAGTTTAGGGTTACGAGTCAGGCATACGGTTAAGAGAAGCTATAAACCCCTCGTTGAGGAAATGATTCGGAAAATGGGCTTAGGAGAAGTAAAACACAATTTTCCCAGTCAATTAAGTGGAGGGCAAAGGCAGAGAGTCGCATTGGCTCGAGCCCTAACTCTCCAACCGGATTTGCTGTTAATGGACGAGCCTTTGTCAGCTTTAGATGCTTTAACCCGGGAAAGACTACAAGGGTTGCTCTTAGAAATTTGGCAGGAACAAAAGTTGACAACAGTTTTAGTAACTCATAGTATTGAAGAAGCCGTTTTCTTGGGAAGCCGTATTTTGGTGCTTCTTGATGGCAGACCAACAAAAGTTGTGGGGGAAATAACGAACCCACTAGTTGGAAAGCCGGGCTATCGTCAGACAGAAGAGTTTTTCCAGAAGACCAGCTATGTACGTTCACTTCTTGAAAGGGGTGGACTTGATGAATCTGCAAGGTAAAGTATTTCAAGGGAAGTCCTGGGGCTATTTAGGCGCTATAGTATTTTTACTAGCTCTTTGGCAATATGCAGCCTGGAGTCTTCAGACACCCCTTTTACCGACACCGCAGGCGGCAATCGCCGCCACTATTCGCTTATTTGATGCAGATCTCGGAAAACACTTCTGGGTTAGTACCTATCGGGTAGTATTATCAACATTGACTGCGTTTCTAATCGGACTACCATTGGGTATAATTATGGGCTATGAAGGTCGGATAGACCGATTTTTAGCTCCCCTAGTTTATATCACTTATCCGATTCCTAAGATTGTCTTTCTGCCGCTGATTCTTTTGTTTCTAGGATTAGGAGACGGTTCCAAGATCTTTCTGATTACCTTCATTGTCTTTTTTCAAATATTAGTCACAACTCGGGATGCGGTCCGTAAAGTACAGTCAGAAACAATTTCATCTTTGCGATCCTTAGGGGGAAACCGTTTCCAAGTCTACCGCTATGTACTCTTACCCGCAAGTTTACCAGATGTCTTCACATCTCTTCGTTTAAGCATGGGTACAGCGATTGCGGTTTTGTTCTTTGCTGAGTCCTTTGCAACCACCGAAGGTTTAGGGTATTTCATCATGGATTCGTGGAGCCGTGCTGCACCGGATGAAATGTTTGCGGGGATTATTATGATGGCCTTGCTTGGAGTCGGATTATTTATTGTTGTAGATTTTTTTGATAATATCTTTTGTCGCTGGCAGCACTTAAATGGATATAAGGAGGGGAAGTAATGGCAGAGTTCAGAGAAATCAGTTCTATTGAAGAGTTTGAAGGAATCTTAAACGAGTCTCAGTTACGCAAAGTTTTTATTTTCAAACACAGCACAACCTGCCCAATCAGTGCTCGTGCTTGGGTGGAAGTACAGGAGTTTATCCGGGAAAGCAACAATGAAGTGCTTGTGGTTATGATCAAAGTGATTGAATCTCGCCCCACTTCGAATTTTGTGGCTGAAAAAATGACGGTTAAGCATCAATCTCCTCAAGCGCTGCTGATTAGCCAAGGACAGGTTCTGTGGCATGCCTCCCATCAAACAGTTACTCAGACAAATCTTACGAAGGCTTTGGAAGGTCAAGATTTGCCTTTTAATTTAATGAGTTAAATGCATTCTTCCATTTTTCTCAGTTAGTTTGAATCTTAATTCCTTGGCTATGACACTGTTATCGTGATTCCTGTAAAACGGTTTTTACTTTTTGCGAGTAATGAAGAAATTGTAAAATTTAATATTAAGGGGCTGTGTGAAAACACAGCCGAGAGAAACCGCTAGAAATCATTAGATTTCGGCGGTTTTTCCGCGTATTTGAAAGAAAAATGGTATAATTAAGACAAGGAAAGTACGAATGAGGCAGGTGTTTTCCCTTGTCAAAACCGGGTAAGAAAGTACATAACCAAGTTGTTTTCAAAGAGTACAATCAGAATCAACTGAGCTTACCAATAGATTTGGAATGTCTTATTCCTCCCAATCATATGGTCAGAGTGGTAAACTCTGCTCTCGATCAAATGAATCTAGAACCTCTTTTAGCTAAATATCCTGGAGGTGGACGTTCGAGTTATCATCCCGTCATGATGACCAAACTGATCGTTTATGCCTATGCCGATAAAACGTTTTCTAGCCGCCGCATAGAAAAGGCAGCCCGCGAAAACATCATGTATATGTGGTTGTGCGGAGGAAATAGTCCGGATTTTAAAACCATCAACAGCTTCCGGGGCGAACGTATGAAAGATGTGTTGGTTGAGATTTTTAGTGAGGTTGTTGAACTTTTACATAAACAAGGCTATATCAAGCTGGAAAATTACTTCTTAGACGGGACAAAAATAGAAGCTAATGCTAATAAGTACAGCTGGGTCTGGGGAAAATCGACCAAGCGCTACAAAGAAAAGTTGCGGGAAAAGTGCCGAGAACTCTTTGAATTTGTGGATTTGGCCAATCAGAAAGAAAATGAAGAGTATGGGGACCGGAACCTAGAAGAACTAGGAGAAGAAAAACCGATTGACTCCCAGGCTATAGAAGAAGCGGTTAAAAAGATCGACGAACGATTAACCCAAAACCCAAAGGAAAAGAAATTTATTAAAGTTAAAAGAGTCTTGCTGAAAGATTACTTACCTCGTATGAAGAAATACGAAAAACAAGAGGAACTGCTGGCAGAGTGCAATAGTTACTCAAAAACGGATACAGACGCAACCTTCATGCGTATGAAAGAGGATGCCATGAAAAACGGGCAACTGAAGCCAGGTTACAATGTCCAAATAGGAACAGAAAATCAATTTGTCGTAGGATACTCCATCCATCAATCGGCGGGCGATACCAGTTGCCTGAAAGAACACCTGGAAGAGTTGAAGAAAAACCTAGGGGGTAAGCTTCCGGCCAACATCGTTGCCGATGCGGGGTATGGCAGTGAAGAGAATTACGAATATCTAGCTCAAGAGAACCTTGGGAACTATGTCAAATATAATACTTTTCATAAGGAAGCAACAGCCAAGGGGAAACCTGATCCGACCCTGGTTCAAAATTGGCTATATGATAAACAGAAGGATGAATACACGTGCGGGTTTAGGAGAGTTCTAAGATTCAAGTACATAAAAACTCAGAAAAGCAAGAGGGGTTACCGAAGTACCATTCGAGTCTATCAAAGTGATGATTGTCAAGATTGTCCATACCTCAAACGTTGTATCAAACAAAGTAATAATCCGGATTTCAAGAAGCAGATCTACATTAACCCTAAAGGCAATGAACTAAAAGCAGAGGCACGGGCTAATCTGACGAGCGAATACGGGCTAAAAATGCGCAGTTTAAGACCTATAGAGGTGGAAAGTGTCTTTGGAGATATCAAAGGCAATTTTGGTGTGCGACGATTTATCCTTAAAGGATTGGAAAAGGTCAAGCTGGAGT comes from Desulfosporosinus meridiei DSM 13257 and encodes:
- a CDS encoding EamA family transporter is translated as MINQKESTGLAVLLILISTFGFSLYPILGKVVFGGGAGLSTVLFVRFSIASLIFWAITIWREGFPRMPLKTWLILWGMGGVGYSMMAGLYISSVLYIPASLAALLLYAYPVIVTIIAVLTKQEEFSLLKLAGLIIATFGLVLVLGIALEGINYLGVILALSAAFVYSFYIIVGNKLLKTTTPLVSTSVISTSAAFTYGLIGLPIGGTTWNLSWGTWLGIGGIVLFSTILAMLTFFEGIKRMGPTSASIISTTEPVMTVILAVVIFNENITLWQALGGGFVIMGGILAVLSPARKRISPVDPSAL
- a CDS encoding transglycosylase domain-containing protein, with product MSTLQGKKSKVSVLFARYWRRLGVVFLVFIICLTGGITAYISSLDISKLQTPLARPSFLYDQNGNRVSQLSSSRIEPVSGQQIPLVMKNAVIAVEDRRYYEHKGVDLRSIIRALYRDIISGDFSEGGSTITQQLAKNLFLASDKTLARKLNEAAYALKIEAVLDKDEILVAYLNQIYYGEGCYGLQNAAQLYFDKEVEDLTLPESALLAGLLKAPSIYSPLNSKEKSLERRNIVLTLMKEQNYISLDEYQDALVQPIVLKKGSLSDLSGQHAPYVDYVIEEAINRIGFSEEQILNGGLKIYTQMDPLVQKAAEEVYGENHYFPKGTSDQLVQSGVVLLDHKTGGIRGLVGYRGARVYRGLNHAASSQFLRQPGSTLKPLAVYAPALEKGYNSDSTVEDHPLNINGYSPQNYDNQYRGYITMQEAVRHSWNVPAVWLLNKIGIDSGVDFVQRCGITLEQEDHTLSLALGGLSHGVTPLQMAQAYGAFANLGVMNKAYAISKITTDEGTVLYLAQPETTQVTTPSVAYMMTLMLEDVVTNGTGENAKLSRPTAGKTGSVELPQTQEFADISKGVKDVWFVGYTPELTAAVWMGYDNTDHNHYLTTSGGAEPAVVFREILSRALESTPVVPFEIPEEYIEQNRLSNKLYKWFEEHFKR
- a CDS encoding ABC transporter substrate-binding protein: MKKQISRVGLVLMVLSIAFFVFGCGAPKKSENHSPISEAKVVKIGVLPIEDNLPFYVAEKDKLYTKEGVQVELVSFASAMERDAALQAGQIDGQVADLLAVALLKKIGADVKIASIGLGATPKEGRFAILSSPKSGITDLAGLKGGTLGISQNSIIDYVSDQMLLDKGVQLDSVKKVSIPKMPVRLDMLLSDQINAACLPDPLASLAQAKGAHLLIDDTYKNISQTVFLFRTESIKANSEGIKAVLRAYGTAGQALTNNPDQYRDLFLEKAQIPQELKDSYQTPTFSKLQLPTEEEVQSVMKWMVEKNLIPQAYNYQELVDPNLLPSS
- a CDS encoding ABC transporter ATP-binding protein, coding for MIEVSHCDFIYNQGKSQVKVYDDFNLTIERGESLVLIGPSGCGKSTLLYLLSGLLKPTVGKIKIFGESVKGTRQKTAFILQEYGLFPWLTVEQNVSLGLRVRHTVKRSYKPLVEEMIRKMGLGEVKHNFPSQLSGGQRQRVALARALTLQPDLLLMDEPLSALDALTRERLQGLLLEIWQEQKLTTVLVTHSIEEAVFLGSRILVLLDGRPTKVVGEITNPLVGKPGYRQTEEFFQKTSYVRSLLERGGLDESAR
- a CDS encoding ABC transporter permease; the protein is MNLQGKVFQGKSWGYLGAIVFLLALWQYAAWSLQTPLLPTPQAAIAATIRLFDADLGKHFWVSTYRVVLSTLTAFLIGLPLGIIMGYEGRIDRFLAPLVYITYPIPKIVFLPLILLFLGLGDGSKIFLITFIVFFQILVTTRDAVRKVQSETISSLRSLGGNRFQVYRYVLLPASLPDVFTSLRLSMGTAIAVLFFAESFATTEGLGYFIMDSWSRAAPDEMFAGIIMMALLGVGLFIVVDFFDNIFCRWQHLNGYKEGK
- the ytxJ gene encoding bacillithiol system redox-active protein YtxJ, with translation MAEFREISSIEEFEGILNESQLRKVFIFKHSTTCPISARAWVEVQEFIRESNNEVLVVMIKVIESRPTSNFVAEKMTVKHQSPQALLISQGQVLWHASHQTVTQTNLTKALEGQDLPFNLMS
- a CDS encoding IS1182 family transposase; translated protein: MSKPGKKVHNQVVFKEYNQNQLSLPIDLECLIPPNHMVRVVNSALDQMNLEPLLAKYPGGGRSSYHPVMMTKLIVYAYADKTFSSRRIEKAARENIMYMWLCGGNSPDFKTINSFRGERMKDVLVEIFSEVVELLHKQGYIKLENYFLDGTKIEANANKYSWVWGKSTKRYKEKLREKCRELFEFVDLANQKENEEYGDRNLEELGEEKPIDSQAIEEAVKKIDERLTQNPKEKKFIKVKRVLLKDYLPRMKKYEKQEELLAECNSYSKTDTDATFMRMKEDAMKNGQLKPGYNVQIGTENQFVVGYSIHQSAGDTSCLKEHLEELKKNLGGKLPANIVADAGYGSEENYEYLAQENLGNYVKYNTFHKEATAKGKPDPTLVQNWLYDKQKDEYTCGFRRVLRFKYIKTQKSKRGYRSTIRVYQSDDCQDCPYLKRCIKQSNNPDFKKQIYINPKGNELKAEARANLTSEYGLKMRSLRPIEVESVFGDIKGNFGVRRFILKGLEKVKLEWGLHCIAHNMRKLAVVLG